From the genome of Desulfurobacteriaceae bacterium:
GGTCAAGTTATGAAAGAAACAAGAGGAAAAGCCAATCCTAAACTACTTAATCAGTTAATTCCTCAAGTTCTTGAAGAAGTTTAGCTTTAAAGGTAAGGTAGGAAGGGGCTTTCGCCCCTTCCCTGTAAGTATAAAAACTCCCTCCCCCGGGTGGCACTCGCCACCCTCCTTTTCGTTGTTCATTACTATTATATCATAAGTAAATCTATTGTAATCTTTCTACTTTTATAAAGTTTAAAGATAACGAATTTTATTATTATCTCCATCTTTTCATATTTTCCAGGATAAGAGCCTTAATTTCTGTTTTTGCCTTATTTATCATGCCGTTAACAACATGGTAGTAAATTAAAGCAACCACAGCAACAAAAATCCCCAAAGCAGTGGCTTCAAGTGCAAAACCTATACCTTTACTAACTTCTAGTAAGTTTCCAGTCCCTCTTTCAGCCATTACCAAAAATGATTTCATTATCCCTAAAACTGTTCCGAGTAACCCTAAAAGAGGAGAGACAGTGATCGTAAAAGACAAGAATCCCATTCCTCTTCTTAGTTTCGATACAAACAAGTGGTAACGGGCCTCAAGTTTACTTTGATCGAATTCTTCTATTTCTTTTAGAAAAAGTTTCTTTTCTGCAGGATAACTAAAGGATAGGTAAAGTAACCTTTCCACGAAAAGAAACGTCGCTAAGAACACAAGTGCATAAAGAGAGTAAAAGACAACTTGATGGGCTGTTTCCATTGTGATAATCAACTTTCTCCTCCTTTTGAAAGAAATAGTATAATAAATTTTACAAAATCTGAAGAAAGGAGAAGGATGTGTTTAAATTCAAGGATGAGAACTTTGGAGAGAAGCCGCAATTGATTATCATTCCGATGGTTGACGTAATGCTCTTTTTGCTTGCTTTCTTTGTACTCATAACAGGAAGCTTGATTCCCGGACTTGCAATCAAAACAAACCCACCAGAGACTACAAGAAAGTCAAAAATTGAAATCAAGAGAGAGGTAGTTACAGTTACCATAAAAAAAGATGGCACTATCTATTTTGGAAACAGGAAAGTCTCTCTTAAGGAACTTCCTCAACTGTTTAAAAAGAAAAAACGTGAAAACCCTGGTGTTTCAATTGCTATAAATGCGGATAAAGACTCAAAAGTTCAACTTTTAGTAAGTGTTATGGATGCAGCTCAAGAAGCAGGTATTACTTCAATAGGACTACTAGCGAAGGAGAAAAATGAAGGCAAGCGTTAGAATTGTATTAGCTCTGTTAGTTTCTATCTTAATAGAACTTGCTTTTATAAGGGTAACGGAGATCATTTATAAACCTCAACCAAAAGAAGTTAAAGAGGTTATTAAAATTTCTTTGATAAAACCAAAAAATCAGAAGGTAAAAATAGAAAAAACTCTTGGTAAGAGGACGAAGAAAAAGAAAAAGAAAAAGATTCATTCTAAGTCAA
Proteins encoded in this window:
- a CDS encoding MotA/TolQ/ExbB proton channel family protein translates to MIITMETAHQVVFYSLYALVFLATFLFVERLLYLSFSYPAEKKLFLKEIEEFDQSKLEARYHLFVSKLRRGMGFLSFTITVSPLLGLLGTVLGIMKSFLVMAERGTGNLLEVSKGIGFALEATALGIFVAVVALIYYHVVNGMINKAKTEIKALILENMKRWR
- a CDS encoding biopolymer transporter ExbD; translation: MFKFKDENFGEKPQLIIIPMVDVMLFLLAFFVLITGSLIPGLAIKTNPPETTRKSKIEIKREVVTVTIKKDGTIYFGNRKVSLKELPQLFKKKKRENPGVSIAINADKDSKVQLLVSVMDAAQEAGITSIGLLAKEKNEGKR